The following are encoded in a window of Peromyscus leucopus breed LL Stock chromosome X, UCI_PerLeu_2.1, whole genome shotgun sequence genomic DNA:
- the Pin4 gene encoding peptidyl-prolyl cis-trans isomerase NIMA-interacting 4 has product MPPKGKSGSGKGGKGGAASGSDSADKKAQGPKGGGNAVKVRHILCEKHGKIMEAMEKLKSGMRFSEVAAQYSEDKARQGGDLGWMTRGSMVGPFQEAAFALPVSGMDKPVFTDPPVKTKFGYHIIMVEGRK; this is encoded by the exons ATGCCGCCGAAGGGGAAAAGTGGTTCTGGAAAAGGGGGGAAAG GAGGTGCAGCCTCTGGGAGTGACAGTGCTGACAAGAAGGCTCAGGGCCCTAAAGGTGGTGGCAATGCAGTAAAG GTCAGACACATTCTGTGTGAAAAACATGGCAAAATCATGGAAGCCATGGAAAAGTTAAAATCTGGAATGAGATTCAGTGAAGTGGCTGCACAATACAGTGAAGATAAAGCCAGGCAAGGG GGTGACTTGGGATGGATGACCAGAGGGTCCATGGTAGGACCGTTTCAAGAAGCTGCATTTGCCCTGCCTGTAAGTGGGATGGATAAGCCTGTGTTTACAGACCCACCTGTTAAGACAAAGTTTGGCTATCATATTATTATGGTtgaagggagaaaataa